One Thermoanaerobaculia bacterium DNA segment encodes these proteins:
- a CDS encoding cytochrome c, with product MTCVHGLRAFLRPSLIGLFAAAAFGSAALAATPEATPATGPSWLDKLGRNFDKSALGRVGALGPNEQDPELAAPAPKDGSWLRKGFEVRGADLFRFTCRSCHGAGGRGMAPEILPLVNLVKATSAEWQKDQGAGAADRAKLAEKLLQHQITAGGRSMPGFNFLANEESEALLGYLEHLASIEDPKHADRTLQLPVDRVGELIVKGTCQTCHEASPATGKRPTESAIPPLSGMTASHSAKQFVAGSRHRSQGAQGGLKGKGPEVTYLRDHELEAAYFYLTAYPPR from the coding sequence ATGACCTGCGTGCACGGACTCCGCGCTTTTCTGCGTCCCTCCCTGATCGGACTTTTCGCCGCCGCCGCCTTCGGCTCCGCCGCCCTCGCCGCGACCCCCGAAGCGACTCCGGCGACCGGCCCCTCCTGGCTCGACAAGCTCGGCCGCAACTTCGACAAGTCCGCGCTCGGCAGGGTCGGCGCCCTGGGACCGAACGAGCAGGATCCCGAGCTCGCGGCCCCGGCCCCGAAGGACGGGAGCTGGCTGCGCAAGGGCTTCGAAGTGCGCGGCGCCGATCTCTTCCGCTTCACCTGCCGCTCCTGCCACGGCGCCGGCGGCCGCGGCATGGCGCCCGAGATCCTGCCGCTGGTGAACCTCGTCAAGGCGACCTCCGCCGAGTGGCAGAAGGATCAGGGCGCGGGCGCAGCCGACCGGGCGAAGCTCGCCGAGAAGCTCCTCCAGCACCAGATCACCGCCGGCGGGCGCTCGATGCCGGGCTTCAACTTTCTGGCCAACGAAGAGTCCGAGGCCCTCCTCGGCTATCTCGAGCACCTGGCGTCGATCGAGGATCCGAAGCACGCCGACCGCACGCTCCAGCTGCCGGTCGACCGGGTCGGCGAGCTGATCGTCAAGGGCACCTGTCAGACCTGCCACGAGGCCTCGCCGGCGACCGGCAAGCGTCCGACCGAGTCGGCCATTCCGCCCCTCTCCGGCATGACCGCCTCGCACTCGGCGAAGCAGTTCGTCGCCGGGTCACGGCATCGGAGCCAGGGCGCCCAGGGCGGACTCAAGGGCAAGGGGCCCGAGGTCACCTACCTGCGCGACCACGAGCTCGAAGCGGCCTACTTCTACCTCACCGCCTACCCGCCGCGCTGA
- a CDS encoding acyl-CoA thioesterase, with translation MGVVHHANYIVWCELARTRLCLEAGFHYAEIEKRGLLLLVTGVHLSYRSPARYGDTVRAACWVDKVSSRGVTFEYRIERGDPAGAAGATLLATASTEHVWVDAGTRRPVRFPEELKAPFERYLPIGNAAATVD, from the coding sequence ATGGGCGTGGTGCACCACGCCAACTACATCGTCTGGTGCGAGCTCGCGCGCACCCGCCTCTGCCTCGAAGCCGGCTTCCACTATGCCGAGATCGAGAAGCGCGGCCTCCTGCTGCTGGTGACCGGCGTCCACCTGTCGTACCGCTCGCCGGCCCGCTATGGCGACACCGTCCGCGCCGCCTGCTGGGTCGACAAGGTCAGCAGTCGCGGGGTGACCTTCGAGTACCGGATCGAGCGCGGCGACCCCGCCGGCGCGGCCGGCGCCACGCTCCTCGCCACCGCCTCGACCGAGCACGTGTGGGTCGACGCCGGGACGCGCCGGCCGGTGCGCTTCCCCGAGGAGCTCAAGGCACCGTTCGAGCGCTACCTGCCGATCGGCAACGCCGCAGCCACGGTAGACTGA
- the aroC gene encoding chorismate synthase, producing the protein MLRRLSLITAGESHGTGLTAILSGMPAGLAVDTGLLTRDLARRQHGYGRGRRMQIERDVATIRGGVRGGETLGSPIALWIENLDSPAWLRAMSTVASEIDPAFAELRRLKSPRPGHADLAGGEKYLRRDLRDILERASARETTARVAAGALAKMLLARLGVEIASGVVALGPVGAGRATPSWEEIRRVDDDSPLRAVDPELEAEMVRAVDAAKAQGDTLGGAVTIIAHGVPVGLGSHVAWNDKLDGRIAQAMMSVPAVKAVELGSAIAASRGPGSAAHDAILQRSPDGRFPRATNRAGGLEGGITNGEDVVVTLYKKPIATLRAGLPSVDLDDLGSAEPHLSQYERSDVTALPAAGVIGESMLALVLADACLEKFGGDSMAELLAHYTASRDLARRWPLA; encoded by the coding sequence TTGCTCCGCCGCCTCTCCCTCATCACCGCCGGCGAAAGCCACGGCACCGGCCTGACCGCGATCCTCTCCGGCATGCCGGCGGGCCTGGCGGTGGACACCGGCCTTCTGACGCGCGATCTGGCCCGCCGCCAGCACGGCTACGGCCGTGGCCGGCGCATGCAGATCGAGCGCGATGTGGCGACGATTCGCGGCGGCGTCCGCGGCGGCGAGACGCTGGGGTCGCCGATCGCCCTGTGGATCGAGAATCTCGATTCGCCGGCCTGGCTGCGCGCCATGTCGACCGTGGCTTCGGAGATCGACCCGGCCTTCGCCGAGTTGCGGCGGCTGAAGAGCCCCCGTCCCGGGCATGCCGACCTCGCCGGCGGCGAGAAGTACCTGCGCCGCGACCTGCGCGACATTCTCGAGCGGGCTTCGGCGCGCGAGACCACGGCGCGGGTCGCCGCGGGCGCCCTCGCCAAGATGCTCCTCGCCCGGCTCGGCGTCGAGATCGCGAGCGGGGTGGTGGCTCTCGGGCCGGTCGGCGCCGGACGGGCGACGCCCTCCTGGGAGGAGATCCGCCGGGTCGACGACGACTCACCGCTGCGCGCCGTGGACCCGGAGCTCGAAGCCGAGATGGTGCGCGCCGTGGACGCGGCGAAAGCCCAGGGCGATACCCTGGGCGGTGCGGTCACGATCATCGCCCACGGCGTGCCGGTCGGGCTCGGCTCGCACGTCGCCTGGAACGACAAGCTCGACGGGCGGATCGCGCAGGCCATGATGTCGGTGCCGGCCGTCAAGGCGGTCGAGCTCGGTTCGGCGATCGCGGCGAGCCGCGGTCCCGGGAGCGCGGCGCACGACGCCATTCTCCAGCGCTCGCCGGACGGCCGGTTCCCGCGCGCCACGAATCGCGCCGGCGGGCTCGAGGGCGGCATCACCAACGGCGAGGACGTCGTGGTAACGCTCTACAAGAAGCCGATCGCGACCCTCCGCGCGGGCCTGCCGAGCGTCGATCTCGACGACCTGGGCAGCGCCGAGCCGCACCTCTCGCAGTACGAACGCAGCGACGTCACGGCGCTGCCGGCAGCCGGCGTCATCGGGGAGTCGATGCTCGCCCTCGTCCTCGCCGACGCCTGCCTCGAGAAGTTCGGCGGCGATTCGATGGCCGAGCTCCTGGCGCACTACACCGCCAGCCGCGACCTCGCCCGCCGCTGGCCGCTGGCCTGA